AATGCAGGCATGACATCTTGGAGCTTTGAGGAGGTTGATAAAAGACTTCGCGGCATAATGAATCATATATTTGAAATTTCATACGCTACAAGTGAGGAATTTGGCGATGCAGGCAACCTCGTGCTTGGCTCAAATATCGCGGGATTTAGAAAAGTAGCCGACGCGATGATCGATCAAGGATATGTGTAGTAAATTTTTATTTTGATGGCTAAAATCAGCTTGTTTTTAGTATAATCAAAACAAAAAAGGTGGCTAAGATGAAGATTATAAATTCTTTTTTTGTGGGATTTTTGTTTGTCTTAGCTCCGATTTTTACTCTATTTGCCGGGCTTAAGGTTAATTACTTTGACCATTACGGCATTGATGAGTATTTTAATGCCATTTTTATACATAATGTGCCGATTTTATGGCTTGCTCCTCTTTATTTATTTGTCGGTTATGCGTTTTTATATTCTAAATTTAGAAAATTTTTTCGTGCATTTTATGTTATAGTTTTACTTTTTTCGCTCCTTAGCTGGCTTCCTGCGATAGGTCTTAATGTGGGGGAGAGAATTTTTGCAGAGCCTGATTATGACGAGTTTATACAAGATAGTGATAGCGGTGTAAAAACTGTAAATTTCCGTCCTTTATATAAAACTAAAGATACAATTTATGTTATAAAAAACAAAGGCGACTACGCTGTAAAGATAAAACGAAACAAATAAAAAAGAAAAATTTTAAATTTCGGTTTATTTTTAACATTTTGACCACTTTATCTCTTTAAATTTTAACGGATTTTTACCTTTTTTTAGCTACAATGTAATAAAAAATAAAGGGTTAAATATGCGGATGAAACTACCACATGTGCCTTATGTCGCACATAAAATAGCGATAGATCTTTTAAATTGTGGCTTTGTTAAGCTAAACAAAGGCATAGAACCGATAGTTGCTAAGGCTACTGAAATTTTAAATGAAGATATAGCAAAAGAGAGAGCCTTAGAGGAGAGAGCTAACGAGCTTTTAGAGAAAAACGAAGACGAAATGCAACTTATGCAAGTTGATCGTAAAAACATGTTCTGGCTTATAAAGAAAAAGTTAGCGGCTGATTTTGATGTGATACTAACCCATGAGGATAGGTTTAGCAACGTAGCTCATAAAATTTTAGAGACGGTATGGAAGAGTAGTTTGGTTGAGTATAATGTCTCTGAAAACCGCGTTAAAAATGTTATCTACAGCTCGATAGACGGGTATTTGAAAAATTACGAAAAGATAGAAGATGATGTTCTTGAAAAGATAGAGAGTTATAAACATAAACTTATCCCTGGAACCCAGGAGTATGACATTGTTTTTGAGCGCCTTTATCAAGACGAACTTAAAAAAAGAGGAATGCTGTAATGAAAGCTTATATTTACATCGAAAACGGCACATATCTTGAAGCAAAAGCGTTTGGAGCTCACGGTGAGTGTGCCGGCGAGCTTGTTTTCAACACATCTTTAACCGGCTATGAAGAGATCATGAGTGATCCTAGCTATGCAGGTCAGTTTATCGTATTTACTATGCCTGAAATCGGTATAGTGGGTGTAAATGATGACGATATGGAGAGCCATAAAATTTATGCAAGTGGCGTTATCATGCGCTCTTATAATGAATTTGCATCAAATTATAGGTCGCAAAAAACATTGGGAGAATTTTTCAAAGAGCAAGGTAAATTCGGCGTTTATGATGTAGATACTAGATTTTTAACCAAAATGCTTCGTGACGAGGGTGCTTTGATGGCGTATATTTCAACGCAAATTAGCGACAAAGAAGAGCTTAAACGTCGTCTTGAAGCAAGCGGACGCATAGAGGATACAAACTATGTAAAAGTTGTAGGTTCAACTGATGAATACGAGCATAAATTTGGAAGTTGGGATAAAACCGCTAAAATTTACAAGCCTTTAAAAAGTATCGGCAAAAAGATCGCTGTGCTTGACTTTGGCGTAAAAAGAAACATCTTGAATGAGCTTTGCGAAGTCGGTCTTGAGGTGGTTGTTGTGCCTCATAGCGTAAAAGCCGAGTATCTGATAGAAAAATTTAAAAACGGCGAAATAAATGGTGTGTTTTTGTCAAACGGTCCAGGAGAGCCAAAAAGTTTAAAGTCGGAAATATCCGAGATAAAAAAGATCATAGACGCTAAAATCCCGATATTTGCGATATGTCTTGGACATCAACTTCTTTCAAATGCCATGGGTTATCCGACCTATAAGCTAAAATTCGGACAGCATGGAGCAAACCATCCTGTGCTAAATTTAGAAACAAAAGCGATCGAGATAACTACTCAAAACCACAACTATAATGTTCCTGAAGAGATCGCCGAGGTCGCTCATATAACACATAGAAATTTATTTGATGGAACTATAGAGGGTGTTAGATATAAGGATTTTCCGGTATTTTCCGTTCAGCATCACCCAGAGGCTAGCAGCGGACCAAATGAAAGCAAATATATATTTAAACAGTTTATAGAAATTTTATAAATTTAGATGGATTTTGCCACTGTTGTAAGTATAGTAAGCGTTGCTTTTTTAAGCAGTTTTAGCCACTGCATAGGCATGTGTGGTGGCTTTTTGGGTTTGCAAGCCTTTTTTTTAAAAGACAAAACACAAAAACAAACACTCTTTTTTACTACTTTATACCACTTAGCTAGAATTTTTGCCTATGTTCTCATCGGTACTGTTTTTGGAGCATTTGGCGGGATCTTTGTTATAAGCGGAACTTCGCGTGCATTTTTGTTTTTTATGATAGGATTTTTTCTTGTTTTTATAGGCGTTGCGCTTTGGGTAAGGGGGGATTTATTAAAATTTATAGAAAACGATAAAATATCTAAATTCGTAACCAAAAATGCTTTTAAACTTAGCAAAAAACATGGAATTTTAAATTTTGTCGCACTCGGTTTTTTAAACGGTTTGCTTCCTTGTGGAGTGGTTTATTATTTTGCTGCAATGGCGATCGCATCATCTTCTGTAGTTAATGGTGCTCTTATAATGCTACTTTTTGGTTTGTCTACACTTCCTGTTATGGTGGGGTTTGTTACATTTTTTAATCTCATTAATGAAACTTTTAAGCAAATAATGTTTAAAATATCACTTATAATCGTAATTTTAAATGGAATTTATCTCACTTTTTTAGGATATATGGCAAATAATGGATAATGTAAAGGCTAGGTTTAAGCAGTATCAAAATGCTGTTGAAGAGAGCAATATCGTCTCAAAAACCGACATAAATGGTATTATTACTTTTGTAAATGATGAATTTTGCAAGATTAGTGAATACACTCGTGAAGAGCTTATCGGCAAAAATCACAACATCGTTCGTCATCCTGATGTGCCAAAAGAGAGTTTTAGGCGACTTTGGAGCACGATACTTGATAAAAAAGTCTATAAAACCATAGCTAAAAATTTAACTAAAAGCGGTAAGGTCGTATATCTAAACACGACTATCATCCCTATATTAAATTTAAAGGGTGATATAGAGGAATTTCTAGCGATCCGGCATGACGTCACAAAGGTTATCGAGTTAAATGAGCAACTTTTAAAGACGCAAGACGAGCTTGAAATTTTAAATTCAGAACTTGAAGAGCGCGCAAGAAAGAAGACTGCCGAGTTAAGAGCTTTAAATGAAAATTTGCAAGACATTATAAAGTCTGAAGTCGCTAAAAATGAAGAGCAAACAAAGCTTTTAGTCATCCAGTCAAGATTTGCCAGCATGGGAGAGATGATAGCAAACATAGCTCACCAGTGGCGACAGCCTTTAAATGAACTTAGTATCGCGTTGTTTAAAATGAAAAAAACCGCAAACAACAGTGATGAAGAATTTGAAAATTCATACAGGCGATGTAAAAATATCATAAAAAATATGTCAAATACGATAGAAGACTTTAGAGGTTTTTTTGCTGTAGATAAAGAAGCTAAGAAATTTCACATCTCATCTTCGGTGCATGACTCTATCTTTATGCTCCAAGGTGCGATAGAAAGAGAAGAGATAGCTCTTAAGTTAAATATCATAAACGATGTTGAAATTTACGGACATAAAAGACAGCTTGATCAGGTTGTGATAAATTTATTAAACAACGCAAAAGATGCTTTGATAGAAAGAAAGGTTGAAGATAAGACAATAACGGTCGAGGTTTTACTTGAAGAAAATTTTGGTGTTTTAAAAATTTCAGACAATGCAGGCGGGATAGACGAGCATGTTAAGGACAAGATCTTTGAGCCTTATTTCACCACTAAGCATTCCTCTAGTGGTACCGGCATAGGTCTTTATATGTCAAAACTTATAATAGATAGAGCAAATGGCGAGATAACAGCGGAAAACACCGCAAGTGGAGCCTGTTTTATAGTGAGATTACCAATACAAGGAGAATTTGATGAGTAAAATTTTAGAAAATTTAATGATCTTGATAGTTGAGGATGAAAACGAAGTTAGAAAGCTCATGCAAGATGTTATGACGGGCGAATTTGCCAATGTTATAACCGCACAAAACGGCGACGAGGGACTTAAAAAATTTAAAAAGTATAATCCCGACATTGTTGTAACCGATATTGCTATGCCTATTAGCGATGGACTTGAAATGGCAATGCATATAAAAGAAATTTCAAAAGATACGCCGGTAGTCGTGCTTAGTGCTTATAGTGAAAAAGAGAGACTTCTTAAGGCTATAGATGTCGGCGTGGATAAATACATCATGAAGCCTATCGATATGGACGAGTTTTTAACCACTCTTGAGCATGTAGCAAAAAGCAAGATAGAAACTACAAACATTATCGAAGTTGCAAAAGGTTACACATTTAACAAAACCAAGAGAGTTTTGATAAAAGACGGAGTTGAAATTCCGCTTACAAAAAAAGAGTTGGCATTTATTTCGTTGCTGATAAAACGCCTTGGTGCACTTGTGTTACACGACGAGATCAAAAACGTAGTTTGGGTTGGAGAGAGTGTTTCTGAAGCCGCGATTAGAACATTTGTTAAACGCGTAAGAGATAAAGTGGGAAATGATTTTGTTAAAAATATACCTGGTCTTGGATATAAAATAGACGTAAATTTATAATTTAGCTTTAATATAAATAAAATTGTAGCATTTAAGTTTTTTCATATAAATAATATTTTAAAATAACGTTTATTATATTATTCATTAATATAAAATTAACAAGGAGGCATTTAATGCGACCAGGTCAAATGTTGAGCTATGACTATACCGTAGCTAAACTTTTCATGTTTTCCACGATACTTTTCGGTATAGTGGGTATGTTAATTGGCGTTATAATAGCGTTTCAAATGGCATATCCGGATCTGAACTATATCGCCGGAGAATACTCGACTTTCGGCAGACTAAGACCGCTTCATACAAATGGCGTAGTCTTTGGTTTTTTACTTTCCGGAATTTTTTCAACGTGGTATTATATCGGACAGCGCGTTTTGAAAGTTTCGATGAGCGAGTCGCCATTTTTGATGTTTATAGGTAAACTTCATTTTTGGCTTTACATGATACTTATTGCCGCTGCCGTCGTTTCGCTTTGGGCAGGCGTTAGCACAGCAAAAGAGTATGCCGAACTTGAATGGCCGCTAGATATAGGCGTTGTTTTGGTTTGGGTTTTGTGGGGGATTAGTATATTTGGCCTTATAGGAATTCGCCGCGAGAAGACGCTTTATATATCTATCTGGTATTATATAGCAACATTTTTGGGCGTTGCCATGCTCTATCTGTTTAACAACATGGAAGTTCCTACACGTCTTATTTCAGGACACGGCTCATGGTTGCACTCTGTTTCTATGTATGCCGGATCAAACGATGCTTTAGTTCAATGGTGGTATGGACACAATGCTGTTGCGTTTATCTTTACTGTTGCCATTATTGCTCAAATTTATTACTTCTTGCCAAAAGAGAGCGGTCAGCCGATATTTTCGTATAAATTATCGCTATTTTCTTTCTGGGGACTTATGTTTATCTATCTTTGGGCGGGTGGACACCATCTTATTTATACAACAGTGCCTGACTGGATGCAGACGATGGGCTCGATCTTCTCGGTCGTTCTTATACTTCCGTCTTGGGGTTCTGCGATAAACATTCTTTTAACAATGAAAGGCGAGTGGGTTCAACTTCGTGAAAATCCTCTAATTAAATTTATGATCCTAGCTTCGACATTTTACATGTTCTCGACGCTTGAAGGTCCGATCCTTTCTATCAAGTCTGTAAATGCCCTAGCTCACTACACTGACTGGATACCTGGGCACGTTCATGACGGCGCACTTGGCTGGATAGGCTTTATGATAATGGCTGCTATGTATCACATGACGCCGAGATTTTTCAAACGTGAAATTTACTCAAAGTCTATCATGGAAGCACAATTTTGGATACAAACAACCGGTATCGTGCTTTATTTCGCATCAATGTGGATAGCAGGTATTACTCAAGGTATGATGTGGAGAGCAACTGATCAATACGGCAACCTTCTTTACTCGTTTATCGATACTGTTGTCGTGCTTATACCATACTACTGGATAAGAGCCATCGGCGGTCTTTTGTATCTGATAGGCTTTTTCATGTTTGCTTATAATATTTATAAATCAATGTCGGCACCGACTATATCGGCAGAGCCTAAGAACGCATCTCCGATGGGCGGACGCTTAAACGTGGAGGTGTCAAATGTTTAGTTGGTTAGAGAAAAATCCATTCTTCTTTGCAGTCGGTGTTTTTATCGTTATCGCTTATGCCGGTATAGTAGAAATTTTACCTGACTTTGCAAATCGTGCAAGACCGTTAGATACCGCAAAACCTTATACGGTTTTACAACTTGCCGGTAAAAATATCTACATGCAAGATGGCTGTAATACTTGTCATACGCAAATGATTCGTCCGTTTAAAAGCGAAACTGACAGATACGGTATGTATTCTATAAGTGGCGAATACGCTTATGATCGTCCACACCTTTGGGGTTCAAAAAGAACAGGTCCTGACCTTTGGAGGGTTGGTAACTACAGAACAAGCGACTGGCATGAAAATCACATGAAAGATCCAACGTCTGTTGTACCAGGCTCTATAATGCCTGCATATACGCATATGTTTAAAAAAGCAGCCGATATAAAAACTGCTTATGCAGAGGCGCTAACTGTTCAAAAGGTATTTAATGCACCTTATAATATGCCTGATATGCCAAAACTAGGTAGTTGGGAAGAGACGCAAAAAGATGTTTTAGCTGAAGCTGGCATGATAGTTGATCAAATGAGAGATGAAGAGATCAAAAAAGCTTTTGCAAACGGCGAAATTCGTGAAATAGTTGCTCTTATAGCCTACCTAAATAGTTTAAAATAAAAAGGCTTATGCTATGGATATGCAAACTATTAGAGAGTTACAGGCTTACGGCTTTTTCTTCTTTACGGTTTTTTTGGTGTTGATTTTATACGGGTATTGTTACCATTTGTATAAATCAGAAAAAACTGGCAGAAGAAACTATGAAAAATACTCGAATTTAGCTTTAGACGATGATCCTAGCAGTAATGTTTTAGAGAAAAAACAAGAGTAAAAGGGGACTTAGATGGAGTGGTTTAATCTAGAAGATAATATAAATTTATTATCGCTCATCGGTGCGTTAGCGATAATTGTATTAACTGTTTTTGTAGCAGGTAAATACATAAAACAAATGCGAGAGGAAAAGGACGCAAACGCTGAGCTTAGCGAGCATGTGTGGGACGGTATCGGTGAGTATAAAAACCCCGTTCCTATCGGCTGGGCGGTTATGTTTGTGCTTACTTTAGTTTGGGCGATATGGTATTTTTTAGCGGGTTATCCGTTAAATTCGTATTCACAAATCGGCGAATACAACCAAGAGGTAAAAACCCTAAATGAGAAATTTAAGCAAGAGCATGCAAACCTTGATACAAACACATTAAAAGATATGGGCAGTGGAATTTATCTTGTTCAATGCTCCGCATGTCACGGTATCACGGGCGACGGTATCTCGGGCAAGGCAGCTGATCTTAGCGTTTGGGGAAGCGAAGAGGGAATTTACGAAGCTATAGTTAAAGGCTCTAAAGGTCTTGGCTATCCTGGCGGAGATATGCCTGCAGGTCTTGGCGGAGACGAAGCTAATTCAAAGGCTATCGCGGCCTATGTTGCTAAAGAAATTTCAGGTATCAAGTCCAGCAAAAATGAAAATTTAGTAGCCCAAGGTAAAGAGCTTTATGTTTCTTGTGCGGCTTGTCACGGCGATGACGGCAAAGGCATGGATGGAGTCTTCCCTGACCTTACTAAATACGGAACAAGCGAATTTGTGGTCGAGGTTTTAAACAAAGGCAAAAAAGGCGATATCGGCGAGATGCCTAAATTTGACGACAGTAGGCTTAATGAAATTCAACAAAAAGCTGTCGGCGAATACATACTCTCGCTTTCAAGGGGTAAATAATGGAAAACACTAATAGATCGGTATTTGCGCTAAGCGGTATCACGGGTATGCTTATAGCGGTTGTTTTGTTGCTTTCGATTGTGGGTGTTTTGACCTATTTTGGTATCTTGGCTCAGCAAGATGTTGCAAATAAGCCATATAAGCTTGAAAATCCGAGCCAGATACAAATGAAAAGCGTCGATAACGCAAAACATATGGTTATAAAGGAGTAGTTATGTCAGGCATATTAGAAAAGGCGATCATAGTTTTAACTATCGTTGCCGGCGCGATTTGCGCATGGTCGGTTTTAACTGCTAACCATCTTTTCGTAGGATGAAAATCTTAAATTTACAGGGCGTTTTATGCGCCCTTTTGTTTATGCAAATTTCTTTATTTGCTCAAAATTTTGTTATCAAAAATGATCAAATTTTAAGCGATATGGTTGTTCAAAAGATAGAAATTATCGGCACGGAACTCAAACAAAAAAGTGGAGTTTCGCTTTTTTTGGCGGCTTATGAAACCTTTGGCGAAAGAGGAATTTATGATGAGTTTAGGAGCTTAAATTTAAAGCCCCCTTACGCTGTTTTGATACTTGGTAAAAACGAACACAAGGTTGAAATTTATGCCGATGAAGAGACTTTAAAGCTTTTTGATAAGGAGAGAATTTTAAGTCCGTATCCCGAGCGTGGCACCATACTTCCTATCCTGACTTCAAAAAACGGTAAAGATATTTTTAATGCCGCTTTGCTTAACGGATATGCCGATATAGCCGAAGGTATCGCAGCTTCACAAAACATAACGCTTGAAAACAGCATAGGCAATGCAAACAAAACTACTCTAAATTTCATACGCCTCCTTGTTTATGGCTCGATGGCGTTTGTTGTGGTATTTATCATTTATAGAAAGAGAGCAAAACGTGGATAAAAGCAAAAAGACATTTTGGCCTTATGCGATAGTTTTAAGTATCATAGGCTGCGTTATAGCGTGCACGGCGACGATTATTATATCGCTTGATTATCCCGTTGAGATGGATAATTACTACTTTGAAAGACATCAAAATATAAATAGCAATATCAATGAAATACTGGCATCACAAAAGGAATTTAAAGCCAAATTTGACGTTAGTTTTAACGATACAAACAAAAGTATGTCGCGTGCCGAGCCGCTAAATATAATACTTACTCCAAAAACAGCGCAAATTCCACAGCTTAAATACGATCTTTTGCTAACCAGACCGGATACTAACAAGCAAAATATCAATCTTAACGCAACTTATCATAACGGTATTTTAAGCACTCAAGATGTAAAATTCCCAGTGCAAGGTCGCTGGCAACTTATGGCCAAGATTAGCGATTTAAACACAACTGCGTTTTATAAATTTGAATTTTTTGTAGGAAAATGAACACACTTTACGTCTTTACAAGCCTTCGTCAGATCCGTGATTTTAACTTAAAATTTCAAGATTCACTCATACCAAAAGCATACACGATAGATGAATTTGAGCGTTGTGCTACCTTTGTTAAAAACAGAGTGCAGGCTGATAGCACGAAGCTTTTACTTATCATGCGCGAAGCTTGTAAGATGAGTGAGAGGGCACAAAAAAAACTAAACATACCTACTGAATTTTTTGCGTTTTTAAAAAACAACGACTATCTTTTTTCGTTTTACAAAGAGCTTGCAAGCCAGAAAAAAACCATATCTGATATTAAATTTAGCGATATTTATGCCAGCTATGAGGAGCATTTGCAAATTCTTGAAGAGGTGGCTAAAAATTATAAAGAAATTTTGGTTAAAAACTCCCTTTATGACGAGATCACTTTTTGTGATATTTATGAGATGAATGGTGATTTTATCAAGTCGTATGACGAGATCATATGTGAAGTTTCTGGAATTTTAAGTGAAGTAGACTGGGAAATTTTACAAAAATGTTCCAAACTCACGACGCTAAAGATAAGATTTCAAACATCAAAATATAACCAAAAGCTCATTTTGCGTATAGCAAACATCTGCGCTAAAGAGCCGAGTGAATTTGAGCTATATCATAAATTTGAACTAAATTTAAGCACGCTAGAGATAGTAAATCTTGGCAAAACAAAACAAAACAAGCTTGTTTTAACAAGAGCTTTTGAGCATGAAAGTTTGCAGGCTGCATTTGTTTTTGAAAAAATTTCGACGTTTATGAAAGATGGGATTTTGCCACAAAATATTGCCGTGATACTTCCAGATGAAAGTTTTGCACAGACTTTAAGAGCTTTTGATGATAAAAACATGCTTAGCTATGCCATGGGTTTGCCGTTTGAGTATTCGCAGTTTTATGCGGTTTTAAGTGCATTAAATGAGGCGGTAAAGGAGAATTTGGCTTTAAATTTATCTGAGAATTTTTTAAAAGAGCGAGATGATATTGGCGAGATAGAGACATTTTTAAATTTTTCTAACATCAACAAAGTGTTGTTTGAAAAGTTTAAAAATTTATACCCTTTAAGCGTTAAATTTGAAATTTTTAACGAGATTATCTTTGAGATCTCATCGCTTTATCCAAACAAAGATGTTGATAAAATTTTAAGTGAAGAGATGTTTTTTATCTCAAATTTAACAAAAGACGAAGCGTTAAAATTTGCCGAGCTGGTAGAAATTTTGCTCATGAGGCTAAAGGCCAAAAGCATAGATGAAGCACATGGAGGCGAGGTTAGGGCGATTGGTATTTTGGAGAGTCGCGGTCTTAATTTTGACGGAGTAATAATTGTTGATTTTAACGATGACATCGTGCCAAAAAGAAGCGTGAATGAGATGTTTTTAAGCTCAAAAGTCCGTGAAAAAGCAGGGCTTATAAGCTATTATGAACGTGAAAATTTGCAAAGATTTTATTATGAAAGTTTAATTAGCGGCGCTAAAAAAGTTGCGATTAGCTACGTTGTAAACGAGAGTAAAATAGCTTCGAGATTTCTTAGTGAATTTGACTGCGTTTATGATACTAGCTTTGCAAATGATGATTATTTAGGACTGTTTCCTCTCGGACGCATAGCTAAATTTGAGCCGATCAAACTTCAAGTCGGGCATGACTTTTTTGCAGACGAGCTGTCGTTTTCAAGGCTTGATACATTTTTAAGTTGCGCTAGAAAATACTACTATAAATACATTTTACATCTAAACGAGGGCAAAAATTTAGAGTTAAAAAGTCATAGTAAATACGGTAAGATCATACACGACGCACTCTTTAAGTATTACTTGGAATTTAAAGAATTTAAGCTGCAAGAGTTTATGAAATTTATCTCGGACAAAGGGCTTAATCCACTTGAATACAAAATCACCGAGCAAAAATTTAAAATTTTCGAGCAAAATGAGAAAGAAAGAGCTCTGCAAGGCTGGGAGATAAGCGAGCTTGAGTGCGAGAAAAGAGCAGTTTATGAAGGTGTTAAAATTTATGGTCGTATAGATCGTATAGATAAAAAAGATGTGCTTGGAAAAAGTGAGTTTTGTGTGATAGATTATAAGACCGGAGCGGTTCCCAAAGATACTCTTCAGCTTGCGTTTTACCAGGCTTTGCTTGGTGAAAACTCACAGGCATATTTTTATGACTTAAAAGAAAAAATGTCGCTAGATCCAAGCAAAACGGCTGAAATCCCACAACTTAAAGAGGCGCTTGATAAAGCAAAAGAGTATTTTGTAAAAGAGGCAAGTTTTGAGCAAAATATCGGCTCTTCTTGCACATACTGCGCTTACAAGACATTTTGTCTGGGGCAAACATCATGATAGAGCCGTTTTTAGCACTTCAAGCAAGTGCCGGTAGCGGTAAAACATTTGCGCTTAGCGTGCGCTATATCGCGCTTTTATTAAGTGGTGCAAGCGCTAAAAGCATAACCGCCCTTACCTTTACCAAAAAAGCTGCCAGCGAGATGAGCGAACGTATCGTTTCGACATTTTTAAATTTACACAAAGACGAAAAAAGTGCCGAGCTATCGGTTCTTTGCGATATGCTTGAGATGAGCAAAGACGAGGTTTTATCTCGTCGAGATCTTGTTAGCGATGAGTTTTTACAAAGCAACTTAAAGATCACGACATTTGATGCCTTTTTTGGCATGATACTTCGTAGTTTTAGTCTAAATTTGGGACTGAGTCCTGACTTTGAAACCAAAAGCGAGATGTCAAATTTAGCACAAGCTCAATTTATAAAAAATGTTGCTAAAAATGAAAATTTACTAACTTCGTTAGCTATCTATATCGTGCTGTCATCAAAATCTCAAACAAATTTCTTTGAAACGCTTCATATGTTTTATGAGAATTTTGACAGCGTAAAGACAAGCGGTTTCGTTGATTTTAACGCACAAAATGAAGCCCTTGATATAATGTCTGAACTAAAAGAGATCGCCGTAAAAAGGGGAGGTAGTCAAACTGCAATAAAATCCTTTAGCGTAAACAGCGTCGAAGAGATATATGAAAAGTCTTTTTTATCAAGAGAGAGTTTAAAGTATCAAGTCTACTCTAAAATTTACGATGAGGCTATGGACGAGAAATTTGTGAGTTTAAAAGAGGCCCTAAAAAGACATGCCGCTCATCTTGAAAATTTCAAGCTTATCGAGCTAAACGGCTTTTTAGGTGCTTACAAAGAGGCGCTCTTGCAGGCTAACGCAAAGCTAAATATGCTAACGTTTACCGACATCACCAAGCTCACTCACAGGCTTTTAAATTTTAATTTCGATAAAGACATGCTTTATTTTAGACTTGATGAACGCATAACTCATCTTTTGATAGATGAATTTCAAGACACAAACGTTATGCAGTATGAGATCATCTACCCGCTCATCTCCGAAATCGTCGCTGGATACGGACAAAACGGGCTTGGAAGCTTTTTTTACGTAGGAGATGTAAAACAAAGCATTTATCGATTTAGAGGTGGTAAAAAAGAACTTTTTGGTAAAATTTTAAGTGATTTTTCTCAGGTAAAAGAGGAAAAACTTAACACAAACTACCGCAGTGCTAAAAATTTGGTTGAGTTTATAAATGAAACATTTAAAGATAAGATCCAAAACTATACCGCGCAAATCCCACATAGTAGTGAAGACGGGTATATCAAGGTCGTGCAAAGCGATGAGATCCAAGATACTTGCGTGAGCGAAGTAGAAGCGCTTTTAAAAAGTGGCGCAAAGAGTGAAGATATAACGGTGCTTTGTTGGAAAAATG
This is a stretch of genomic DNA from Campylobacter sp. RM6914. It encodes these proteins:
- the ccoO gene encoding cytochrome-c oxidase, cbb3-type subunit II, with the translated sequence MFSWLEKNPFFFAVGVFIVIAYAGIVEILPDFANRARPLDTAKPYTVLQLAGKNIYMQDGCNTCHTQMIRPFKSETDRYGMYSISGEYAYDRPHLWGSKRTGPDLWRVGNYRTSDWHENHMKDPTSVVPGSIMPAYTHMFKKAADIKTAYAEALTVQKVFNAPYNMPDMPKLGSWEETQKDVLAEAGMIVDQMRDEEIKKAFANGEIREIVALIAYLNSLK
- a CDS encoding cytochrome c oxidase, cbb3-type, CcoQ subunit gives rise to the protein MDMQTIRELQAYGFFFFTVFLVLILYGYCYHLYKSEKTGRRNYEKYSNLALDDDPSSNVLEKKQE
- a CDS encoding cbb3-type cytochrome c oxidase N-terminal domain-containing protein, which gives rise to MEWFNLEDNINLLSLIGALAIIVLTVFVAGKYIKQMREEKDANAELSEHVWDGIGEYKNPVPIGWAVMFVLTLVWAIWYFLAGYPLNSYSQIGEYNQEVKTLNEKFKQEHANLDTNTLKDMGSGIYLVQCSACHGITGDGISGKAADLSVWGSEEGIYEAIVKGSKGLGYPGGDMPAGLGGDEANSKAIAAYVAKEISGIKSSKNENLVAQGKELYVSCAACHGDDGKGMDGVFPDLTKYGTSEFVVEVLNKGKKGDIGEMPKFDDSRLNEIQQKAVGEYILSLSRGK
- a CDS encoding DUF4006 family protein translates to MENTNRSVFALSGITGMLIAVVLLLSIVGVLTYFGILAQQDVANKPYKLENPSQIQMKSVDNAKHMVIKE
- a CDS encoding FixH family protein, which encodes MWYLSFIEREQNVDKSKKTFWPYAIVLSIIGCVIACTATIIISLDYPVEMDNYYFERHQNINSNINEILASQKEFKAKFDVSFNDTNKSMSRAEPLNIILTPKTAQIPQLKYDLLLTRPDTNKQNINLNATYHNGILSTQDVKFPVQGRWQLMAKISDLNTTAFYKFEFFVGK
- a CDS encoding RecB family exonuclease, with product MNTLYVFTSLRQIRDFNLKFQDSLIPKAYTIDEFERCATFVKNRVQADSTKLLLIMREACKMSERAQKKLNIPTEFFAFLKNNDYLFSFYKELASQKKTISDIKFSDIYASYEEHLQILEEVAKNYKEILVKNSLYDEITFCDIYEMNGDFIKSYDEIICEVSGILSEVDWEILQKCSKLTTLKIRFQTSKYNQKLILRIANICAKEPSEFELYHKFELNLSTLEIVNLGKTKQNKLVLTRAFEHESLQAAFVFEKISTFMKDGILPQNIAVILPDESFAQTLRAFDDKNMLSYAMGLPFEYSQFYAVLSALNEAVKENLALNLSENFLKERDDIGEIETFLNFSNINKVLFEKFKNLYPLSVKFEIFNEIIFEISSLYPNKDVDKILSEEMFFISNLTKDEALKFAELVEILLMRLKAKSIDEAHGGEVRAIGILESRGLNFDGVIIVDFNDDIVPKRSVNEMFLSSKVREKAGLISYYERENLQRFYYESLISGAKKVAISYVVNESKIASRFLSEFDCVYDTSFANDDYLGLFPLGRIAKFEPIKLQVGHDFFADELSFSRLDTFLSCARKYYYKYILHLNEGKNLELKSHSKYGKIIHDALFKYYLEFKEFKLQEFMKFISDKGLNPLEYKITEQKFKIFEQNEKERALQGWEISELECEKRAVYEGVKIYGRIDRIDKKDVLGKSEFCVIDYKTGAVPKDTLQLAFYQALLGENSQAYFYDLKEKMSLDPSKTAEIPQLKEALDKAKEYFVKEASFEQNIGSSCTYCAYKTFCLGQTS